DNA from Longimicrobium sp.:
GGCGTTTGGGTGCCGCCGCCGTCTCCCTCCTCCTCGCGGGGTGCGGGGGTGGCGGCGATTCCGTCACCCCGCCGCCCGTCCCCACGCCTCCGGCCGGGCGTCCGGCGCTCCCGCAGACGTACCGCCCCAGCGGGCACGGGGCCGCGGGCGACGTGTTCGTGCACCTGTTCGAGTGGCGGTGGGCGGACGTGGCCGCCGAGTGCGAGAACGTGCTCGGCCCCGCGGGGTTCGCGGCGGTCCAGGTGTCTCCCCCGCAGGAGCACGCGGTGCAGGCCGGCGGCACCTGGAGCGAGCGCTACCAGCCCGTCTCGTACTCCGTCGAGCGCAGCCGCTCGGGGACGGGGGCGGAGTTCAGGGAGATGGCCGGACGGTGCCGCGCGGCGGGCGTCGCCATCTACGTGGACGCGGTCATCAACCACATGACGAACGTCCCCAGCCCCGGCGTGGGGAGCAACGGGACGGCGTACAGCAAGTACAGCTATCCGGGTCTCTACGGAGACGGGGATTTCCACCCGCCCTGCACCGTCGCCGACTACGCGAGCGCGGCCAACGTGCAGGATTGCGAGCTCTTCGGGCTCCCCGACCTGAACACCGGCTCGGCGTCCGTGCGCGCGAAGATCGCCGACTACCTCGTCTCGCTCGCGCGGATGGGCGTGGCGGGCTTCCGCATCGACGCGGCGAAGCACGTCCAGCAGGTGGAGCTGGACTCCATCGTGGCCCGCGTGGACCGGACGCTCGCGGCCGAAGGACGTCCCCTCCCCTACTGGTTCGCCGAGGTCTCCGCCGGCGCCGGCGAGGCGCTGGGGCCGCGCGACTACTTCGGGGTGGGATACGGCTCCGGCGCCGCGGCGGACATCACCGAGTTCGTCTTCCGCGGCACGGGGAACAAGTTCCTGGGCGTGAACGGCGAGCACGTCTCCCAGCTGAACCCCGGCGGTCCGCCCGGGAGCCGGTTCTCGGAAAGCGCGTGGGGACTGATGCCGGCGGACAAGGCCGTCGTCTTCCTGGAG
Protein-coding regions in this window:
- a CDS encoding alpha-amylase family protein, translating into MGAAAVSLLLAGCGGGGDSVTPPPVPTPPAGRPALPQTYRPSGHGAAGDVFVHLFEWRWADVAAECENVLGPAGFAAVQVSPPQEHAVQAGGTWSERYQPVSYSVERSRSGTGAEFREMAGRCRAAGVAIYVDAVINHMTNVPSPGVGSNGTAYSKYSYPGLYGDGDFHPPCTVADYASAANVQDCELFGLPDLNTGSASVRAKIADYLVSLARMGVAGFRIDAAKHVQQVELDSIVARVDRTLAAEGRPLPYWFAEVSAGAGEALGPRDYFGVGYGSGAAADITEFVFRGTGNKFLGVNGEHVSQLNPGGPPGSRFSESAWGLMPADKAVVFLENHDTQRQGGISYRDGAAFRLANVWMLAQPYGYPSVLSGYAFDRSTQAGREMGPPSDAGGWTKPVACAASLETAANGDWVCEHRDPAIRRMVAFRRFVAGTDVNHWWDDGANAIAFSRGDRGFVAINRESARVTATVGTGLPAGTYCDLLAGGRAGGGCAGASVTIDAAGMARLDLAANTAVAVTAAAKI